The genomic segment ggttggctcactaggTGATGAACCCGTGGTGGACCCAACAAGGTCAGGCCGGgtggcccgttttgacagctctatataatattatccaatctataatcttagtgTTTTATTTGTAGAggggaacttttggaaagacaacAACGCGAAAGgctctattgctaagtaaatgttatgcattttgaataattaatttaattaatttgatttcaataaaaaaaataggatttaaataattaatttaattaatttgatttaattaaaaaaaataagtgggttggtgagccaacccgacccaccacgagttcaacccgtgtgagccgaGTTCTTAGTGAGTCGGGTCAAAATTAGTTCGCATaaaaatttttgcatttttttccaacccaacccggctcaaactcGTGGTGAGTTGTGTTGGCTCACgcgtttcaacccattttgacgaaACTAATTTTGACCACTCTTTTAAACTCCTATTTCAGGAGAAAAATCCCATGAGCCCTTAATTTGGGTGAATCtgaagtttaaaaattttggaTGGGAGATCTTAAAATGATTCTAACTTTCACTCTAGTTAaccattttaatattattatatatggatttggaGTAGAAAAACATTTCTGATATCGTGGTAGTTTGCGTAACCAGCTAATCCTTCCAAATcttctataaataatattaagttGTCCATACTGCTCATCTTAAGATCAAAACTAGAACAACTCATGAAACCTTTCTACTTTCTCTTAAAATTGACATAACCTTTCTTTGAGCCACTGCACCACCTCCGTATTACTATCTAAGGTTGTGAGCCTCTCTTGCTTCCGCATTCAATGCCTTACCATATTCTGGAAACTTCACCTAAGTAATCAAATCACATGAAATCATTAAAACCTCAACTTCAACTTTGATTACAGGTATACGTGATTTTAATCTAAAGTGGTACGTGATAGCTAActtacttttcaaatttaaactatatttcTCTGTTTACCCTGTCTCGTGAATAGAGAAGCATGCAATTTTACTTTTGAAGCCATTGAAATGCCTCAAATgtcaaatgaaatgaaatttcaGCAAGAAATACTAACACTACTTTTCCGTTTATGTTCTTCACATGcctcaaataattaattaattagtgcACTTACAACTTGATCTCTCTTAGCAATATAGTGTAGGGTTATAACTTTTTGTAATCATTAATTATCCTTGATTTGGATTAAGGACAATAAATACGAAACCCAACGACCATTTATGTTCATATAAAGTTGGGTTATTGGACGGTGGTATtctcaataatatattattttaagttttaactttaaagcaacttttaagaaaaagaattatttaataatactttaatttaaatttattcatatattataaattttggatacTCACTTTTTTAAagtaagatttttatttattttttcattctaaaCTAGTACAgacttttattacttttaaaattactattacctttaaatttaaataaattaaatattatttcatatacGAATTTGATTCATTAAGaatattatttcataatattCTAATTATGACACAGTTAAAACAGGAACTAGTTCTTGATTTTAGTTAGAAACCTTTTAAAGAATCTAGTTTTCCAGACAGAAAGTCATAAGAGTGAAATGAGTGCGCCAGTTAAACCATCCTATTTGTAAACAAATTTTGGTACTTAAGCTAGCTGAAATAAAACTAAACTCAATAAAGTCATGttataatcatgaaaaatacTCAATAAAAAAAGTGGTTAAAAAATAACGTGGTGTGTTAGTTTAAAACAGCTATATTGTTTTGTGCATATACTTCTATGGAATTGgcaattttattgattttacaCGATTAATGGATATTGTTTAGtctaactaaaataaatctgTAGATCTTATTAGGTAACTTTGTTTTCATGTTGTTATTTAAATGTTATCTTGAACCGACATAAGACATTAAAAAACATTGAATGACGGAGTAAGTAGGACGTTGTCGGAAGACTTTACCGGCAGGTGGCAGCATCTAGGTGCGGCGTTCGGcggaaaaataaacaaaaatttacaagGCATGACCAATTCTGAAATTCAACTAACCGCGTAATAGTTAATCATGAAATTCAATTTAAGCACACGCCAGTTATCAACAAATAACATCACATCTGAAGAACTATAACtaactaaataaataagatacataaatgtctttttctttttaaccaagtgaattttgattttaaattacttttttacctaatattatattatattatttgtttcgATTATTGGGACTGAGTCACCAAACTCCTTCACAACTTGTTTTCTTGTCGTCTCCAAGCTTCGTTCTCTCGCTCTTTCGTCCGGAGAAAACCTATCAAAGATTGttcgatgccaaagtcagtatTAAAACCGTTCGGCAATTCAATAGATTAGTAATAAATGTGTAGTGAATGCAACTTATCTACCACTTACCTCttacctgtatttatagttttcgacataggcttgggattagtgaaaagttaatcacgaccCAATTCTAACCCAATGACTCTAATCACTATTTACCTTAATCCTAGTCTTAATGACCCAGCTTACCTATCGGTCGATCTTGTGCAACTGTCCGGTTAGGTGGATGTCGGTGCTACTCTTTGGACCGCCCTATCCGTTCGGTACATAGTTATTACTCACCCGAGTGAAAGGATGAATGGTCGAGTAGAATGGTGTGTAATGATGTTTATCCAAGCTGTCCAACAATGCTATCgataaaaaagattaaagaaaCGTCAATGGTTGGTCGATATCGGCGCCAGTCCGTATGGTATTATTAAACGTTGAATGGGATATCAAATGATTAGTATACGGATCTTTTTCTCATTATTATCTCCATAGCAATTCTAAGATAACTGCCTATTTATCAGGATTAAAGAAAttgataatttagtttatatagtATTAAACTTAATACTATAAAAAGTAATACTAAAAAAACGAAGTTGAACGTGTAAGATATATAGATTTGACCTAAAGAGATAGCCTTGACGCTGTGTAGTAAGAAGCATTAGGGTTAATTTAGAGTCAAAATAACTCAGCTAAAGatgatttgaaaaactagtctcTTGTTGGGTGTATGATTGAGAAATGTTCCCTTAGAACCCTACACATGTGCCTCCCATGTCGACCATTCACATCTGTTACAAGACAATTTCCCTCCTTTCTGTCTCTTATTCCCACTCATGTCCCACAACCATAGCCATTTCCATTTCCTTCTCCTCTCTTCACCATAAATAAATCCCCACATTTCTGCACCATTTCCTAGTCTACCCGTGTGTGTGCCTCAAAAATttccttcacttctttcacctcACACGCACACTACacacaataataacaatattattacACTTCCATTATTCTAAACCATCCACACGCACGTGCGCTATGGCTTCTGCAACAACTGCAAACGACActgcttctgcttcttcttcttcttcctttggaTCTCCCTGTGGGGCATGCAAGTTCCTGCGAAGAAAATGTGCCGCAGACTGCATCTTTGCACCCTACTTTTGCTCCGAACAAGGAGCTGCTAGATTCGCAACCATTCATAAGGTTTTCGGGGCTAGCAACGTTTCCAAGTTGCTCTTGCGTATACCAGAAAACGATCGTTTTGAGGCAATGCTGACAATCGCTTACGAAGCCCAAGCTCGCATCAGAGACCCTGTTTACGGTTGTGTCTCCCATATATTCGCCTTGCAACAACAGGTACAGTTATACATTATACAGATTACATTGTTTCTCTCTACGTTTTCATGTTTTAGAAATGTTacatgatttttgttttcagcattatgaaaaatgtatgcAAATGGGGATGTGGATATAAACAAATTTCCCAGTTATCTTGGATGTTTTTGGTTCAATTTAGACAATTAGTTTTTGTGTAGGTAGCAAGCTTGCAGGCACAACTAGTGGAAATGAAGGCACTGCTGGATCAGAACCAGATGGTTTACAGAAACATGGAGAATCATTGGTCAGAGAATGTTGGACAAGCATTCAATCCGTTTCGTCCCACTTCCATGAATAACCCTATTTCTCCTCAGAGCTCACTTGACTCAATTGATTACAGCAGCAATATAAATGATGGAATGAGCATGCAAGATGCACAAAACGGAGATGATTTCTCATTCCAAGCTTGTTCTTGGAAAAGATCACACAGCAATGACTTGGGTGAGCTACAAGAATTGGCACTCAGAATAATGAGAAAGTGTGATTAGGCTTGCTAACACAGAAAATtgtctttgttttctttaagaGAGATATTACTTTGGGGTGATGAATTTTTGCCTAGTGTTGTATATACTCACGAGAGATAGCATTACAGGCTTTTCTATTTGTGGATTCATTGCAGAAGAAATCCCATTTTTGAAGACTAGCTAAGTCTTTCCTTCTCTTGCTCTCTCACTTGCTATATTGTGTTATTTTAAATGTGTACTTTTATTTGAAATGTGTGCAATAATAAAGACACACCCTTGAACAATCAGAAAGCTTACTATAATTCATTGATCTGCCTTTGAATTATGTTCCTTTTTTCTCCACCATTTTCCTGTCCAGAAAGTCTAACTATGCACTCTTGACGATCACACAACCTAAGATTAAAttagacaaaaaaattattcatgtcATTATATTTCGAATGATTGACAATCTAAGTATCAGTCCAAGTTTTACAttgaatagaaatgaaaaatagaacattatataaaggtgaaagacccgTTAATTCATTACCTTAAGGTTTTGAGTAAAGAGTAATGTCAATTCTTTATATGGTTGAATTCAGATCTCATTGGTATTTGTAACTCTCTAGTGATCTTTCTTTTCGATAGAACAagcagtggtatcagagccaataatttattttggtgaCCGGCTCAGACAAATATAGTATATCAATATGAAATGAACTCACCTTTAAGGAGGTGAAAGATCCATTAATTGTGTCAATCCTAGATAAAGATAAGTGTGAATCCCTTATATGATTGGATTCAGATCTCATTAGTGTTTATATCTCTTCAATAAACTTCCTTCTCGATACAACCAACAAAAATTCTATCTTATTtacacattaaaatattaaataatgttatttgacCACAATAGTTAagatattttattctatattatatatttgaggtttatatatatgtacagTGCTTTACATGTATCACCATGTTGTCCATAGAAAATCCAACACATTCAAAGGAGACTATTGTTACTATCTACTGCTACAAATATTCTAGCCAGAtgaaagttttttcttttaaaatttctttatgGAATATTacgtataattttatttcagtcCGTTTCTCTTGACTGATAAACACAGACAGACCTCTCATGTCTGTCCTTATATTCCATGCTGGTATAAGTAGTCATATTCGCAATAATTGTAAgcaatttggaaaaaaaaaatgaataaaaatgtttGACACTACTTTTTCTTCACAAAAGAAACGAAAAAGCAACTTAGGCAACCAAAAGAGATCACGCACGAGCCATAATCATTACATTGAAGTGCGTTTGTCTGTAAAACCTTCTCTATATGTTTATGTTTCCTAAAGTTGGAAATGATCAGTAACTAAGTCAAAAGTTATCAAAGTGCTATGTTTCGATCCAAATGCAATGTTTCCTTGGCTGTATTGATGAGActtctttttaacatttttctttaatatatatatatatatatatatatatatatatatatatatatatatatatatatatatatatatatatatatcccttTTCAGCGTTTTTTTATTACTCTCTCAACCTTTCCAGTCACCTTACTTATGAAGAAAACTTaaacacataataataaatattatttttcaattaaaattacaatttcttCTTAATAattcacataataaaatatctcATCAAATACTTATTCATAAGACGAAACTCTATTACCAGCATATATACAAGTTTTTCATAAATACTTTCaggaaataaatatataataaatgaaatgaatttatttaaatattaaaattagtttagtATAAACTAATGtgcaaaagaaaatttttgaaaatttctaaAACTTATTTTGTCTAACTTACAAGttgattttaacttatttttattttaattaaaaaatatttaaatatgtctAGAGAATCATGTGTATTTTctaattagaattaaaattttatctctTAAGATGTGTAAATATTCTATCACTCGGTTAAAGCCAAGAAACCAAACATAACAGGTCTGTTATTGGACCCCACTTTCGttctttttgtaaattttaacaaaCAGGTTCACCTAACATTGAGTGTGCTTTTCCAAACGTACCTTAACACTCATGATTTTGTATACATATAAGTAGACAGAGTGTTtcttagaagaaaaatattcgTGTATACCAAAAAcgtttattaatatttaatatatatttataaagaaaataaaaataaaaatttataaattatatgataaaacaataaagatcaagatatttttttatcagaagAAAAGTAAATAATGATAGAACACTTGGAGTGTTCTACTCTTTGAAAAGATTACAATATTAACTACTTGAGTTATACAATTACCTTACCTAGacaaatgtatattttttatatccacaatgacaaatatattaaaagagatAATTGAATTGTCTCAACCCATattcagaaaaaaagaaaacataaaataaatataaccaTAATACATCTCTTACATAGATATACTCACTAACCTTTTTCTATTCCTATTCCCTTTGTAGTATATCCATAGAgcaaaaatatttcttaaataagATAGTATCTACATGATTACTCTTTTGTAGAATTTAATATAAAGTCAACTCGCAAATTTGTTTCGCCTCACTAGAGTATTACATGGAATTGTGGACACCTATATGCAAAAGTTGCAACTAAACTTAACGTTTTTTACACTGTACAATAAATTATTGGTGTTGAGGCATGTGTTATTCAATTTCTTCTCCACTCAGTATGTAAGTGAATaccacatgaaaaaaaaaaatcaacttcaTCTCATAATTAACGGGTGGTAGAATAATATTAGTTAAATAATGAAAGTTTAAGGACAATCAATTCTTGAAAATTATTATGcgagaaaataaaataggatAACAAGATGACAAACTCTTAACTAAGGATCTTATTACTAGAAATATGTTCAAACTCTTACAAGGAGAGCATGTGAAGCCAtacaaaaatttagattttcttCGGAGATTATATTTCGTTTTAATTTCCGGAAAGTACGTTACTCACGATTATTATTGGGAAAAACTACATTGTTAAGTAATTACTGGTGATTTTTTAAGAAACCGTCACAATTTTCAAGGATTTTGAGAAAACCGTCAAAATTAGCAGAGGGTTTTGCTGGAACCATCGCAACTAACCGGGGTTTGATAAAATCGTCAGTAAAAACTAACTAGAGTTTGTTAAAAGTGTCGATACTAAAGGAGGTTTCTAAAACTGCTCCTATTTGTAGGGTTTACCTAATTAGGGTTCTAAAATCGCCAGAAATGTGTacatttgtttttagtttttaattgtaataaaattggattatgataaaattagtttaattaatgaaacataaataatatgaactaaaaatgaatattatagATACAATAAACTGCATTGtttaacatattaatatgttcatacaactaattgttcatatattaaaaagaaaaatgttcaatactaaattaaaatactaaaaatatgactAAGATGTTGATTACATtactaaaaaagaaacaatatttaattttgttcttcttGGTTACTTTTCATTGTTTAACATGCTCACTTGATCATATAtctacaatataacataataattagtcgataatatatttaataaaaagaatcatacaaatGAATTTAGCAATTATTACTGGTGATGGTTGAaacataataaactatgaaggCAATAAACCCTGATGATTTTGCAATAAAAGTGTCATCATTGCTTTCATTTTATTGAGATGTGATGTCAATAAAAATaactgtaataaaaaaattatttaaaaagtaagaaaaataatacctaacaaattaatcataaaagtaaaaccaattaaatattaataaaatatatattaacctAAGTTTGTTCAAGTTGATAGGCACTATGAAAACGAGCATCCAAAGACTTTAGATGAATATTGACAATTGATCATATACACATTAAAAGTATATCTAAACTTATGAATGCTCCATAAACTCCTTTTTGAGTTTacttaataaaaacatattaaaatattaataaataatataacatttaaacattttaatttcaataaagaAAAACAGTAACAAATACATTACATTCAAAATTTGAACGAACAAAACCAATGTATTATctagtttattaaattttattttttatatatcatataCTATGcattatttagtttaaaattattattagccTTTTCACATATTAACTTTGTTGCAGGAGGACTACcaatttacaatattattagGCTAGGACAGAAGAAGATTATGAAGGTGAATTATTAGTAGTTAAGATAACACCAAAATTAGATCAAGtttgacaaataaaataaaccttGAGACAGGGGTCATCATTAGAGAACTTATAAGAGTATTGTTTAATGGTGTTCCTTCCATAAACATTGATCATGGAGATTTTTTTGGAGGTGATGAATCTgacaaagacaaaaaaaatagagaCATAACCAGGACAGAAGTATACTAACGTATCCATTAAATTCCTAGCTATGCAAGCCTCCACTATGAGATGCCTCAAGTTCCTAGCTGAAAGATAATTCACAACTATCACAGAAAAAACACATGAAGAATGTTGAATACGTATATTGCAAGATGGAATCATGGAAGTAAAAGATCTAGTTCCAAAATATTAACCTGGCATTAGCATGAATTCAGAGGCATCCCTTAGAACATTTGCAATTGCCAAGGGGACAATGCATAAAAGTACACATCGACAAGCTAAAAGATCTACAATCCATAGCATTCTCCATATAAATGTCAAAAGGAACCCAACAAGGAGATTGACAAAACTGATATTTGCATCTCAACGGTAAACAGTACCCTAATTACAGAAGCAAGTGAAAATGATGTATACATGTCCATCCTGGCTTATGAAATTTTTCAAGAGAACCATCCCAGGACTTAACACCCACCCTTCTGATCTTTCATCATGCATCTCAATTCTACTTTCCTTGTTTTCTCCATGCAAAGCAGATTTTGTTAAAGCATGATGTCTTCTTCCACGAAAGCAAATGTCAAATGCTCTGAACTCTGGTTTGTTAACCGAAGAATAAAACATGGGACCACCAACTGCAGCATGGTTTGAATTGGTGCCACTATTATGAGGTCTATTGACAGAATCAGGTTTCTTCCCCAACATTGATTGCTATGAGGCGATTCATCATGGGGATTTGACAAGTTAGAATCTTCTGCAACTTCCTTTGTAAGAGGTGacttaaagttttcaaaattagaGCTTGGTACACTACATTTGTATACTAGGAATGGCCGATTCTAAATCAGCACGAGTTCTCCTGCTGaatttttttggtttaaaacCAGCAATAGGTGACCAAGGGAGTGAAAACTTCACTTTCTTTCTAGGCAGCTGGACTGGAACACTACCAATCATAATAAAGTTCTCACTGTCATAATCAGCCTCAATCTGCTATCAAATGTGgaaattaaaaacagaaaatggTTATTGCTAACAGATATGTAATCTAAAATGCAGCAGACAAAGCATAATACTATAATACTACAATTTTCATTGAATCCCCCAAACCAACAAATCCAGATTAAGGTACaggtttaaaataataatgctTCATCATAATACTATTGAATCATACATGGTTTTTGAGGACAGCAGAGTCTGCAACACGTGGCTATAACTTATTGATAATATTCATAATATTATCATAGCAACTATTCTTTGATAATTCATTCCTAAAACCAGTTCAACTTTCACATAATTTAGCCCATTTTAATGAAGAAGTTCATTATAGATATGTTGTAGACTTATGTTCCAAGTGAAACTCCAACTCCACTAGTTAAGTACAGAAAAGAAGAATTGGAAAACCTAAGAGGGGATGGACCGGGCAGTGTAGGGAATCTGATaggatatatgattatgatgtGTATAAGCAACCCAGACAAGAGTGCAGATCTAGCTTGTCCTGTTCTTGGAGGTTCCAGTGCCTATCCATACCCTCGCAGAGGAAGAACTGGCAGAGAAGCAACAAAAAGATGTTaagatttaattttctgtcttaaataatcaattacaatGCATGGTGATCAAGTAACTTGTATCAATGTCTGCATGTGCTTGTGTTACTaaagtttttcttatttaatcaTGTGTTATACATTATAACTcagaaatttattttctttttgaaagtGAAATTACCGAGGATACAACATTGATTTCACTTTTATCTGATTATGAACTGACCCTAAGAGTGAGACACCAACCAGCGACACTTACATTGCAAGAGACTTTCTTACCTATGGAATAGAGTCCTGGGTTCAGAATGTCTTACCTCAATTTCAATCTGCACTTGGTTTAAATGCGGAGTATGATAAGTTTGATGATGTTCGTGGACTCTTTTTGAAGGTGGACTTTATCTTCCTACAGATGTGATCAGCAAAATTAGCCCCATACCAGTGATAAAGGAAATTTTCCGCACTGTTGGTGAACAAGTCCTCAAGTTTCCACCACCCTATGTCATCAGAGGTATTGCTTGTTTTTGTGTCACATATATATCTCACTCAACTGCGAGCATTCCGtataatatttatcatatttaacaTTTATGTGTTTTCCATATTATTTGGAGCAGTTAGTAAATCTGCAAGGATGACTGATGATGAATTTGGCAGAGAGATGCTTGCTGGTGTTAATCCTTGCCTAATTCAACGCCTTCAAGTATATAATGCTTTATTGTTTAGT from the Vigna angularis cultivar LongXiaoDou No.4 chromosome 3, ASM1680809v1, whole genome shotgun sequence genome contains:
- the LOC108323360 gene encoding LOB domain-containing protein 16, with translation MASATTANDTASASSSSSFGSPCGACKFLRRKCAADCIFAPYFCSEQGAARFATIHKVFGASNVSKLLLRIPENDRFEAMLTIAYEAQARIRDPVYGCVSHIFALQQQVASLQAQLVEMKALLDQNQMVYRNMENHWSENVGQAFNPFRPTSMNNPISPQSSLDSIDYSSNINDGMSMQDAQNGDDFSFQACSWKRSHSNDLGELQELALRIMRKCD